Sequence from the Propionispora vibrioides genome:
TCATTAAACCGGGTAGTCAGTTTCTTTTGACTCTGGGCCAGACGACAGGAGTATTCAATGACTTTGGCCACAGCCACCCGGTCAAAAGGTTTAAGTTCTTTGCGATTTACCGTAGAACTAATAAATCCAGCCAGTCTTTTGATATTCTCCGGATTATTATTCATTTGGACATCAAAATCGGCATGAACCTTAAACAGCTTCCGGAAATCCTCGTCATAATTGTACAGTAGATAATAGATTTGCGGACTGCCGACCAACACGACCTTTACATCTACCGGTACGGGTTCCGGTTTTAAGGAAGCCATGGCCAGCATGCCGTATTGCTCCCCCAGATTTTCGATATACAGCTTTTTAGTCTTTAATACCCGCTTCAAGGCTTCCCAGGCACCGATATTGGTCAGTACATCACGGATATTTAAAATTAAATAGCCGCCATTGGCCCGATGCAAGGCGCCGGCCTTAATCATGGTATAGTCGGTGCTAACCATTCCCATGCGGGTTTCATATTCGACCCGTCCTACCAGATTATAGTAAGTCGGGTTTGTTTCCACCACAACCGGTGCCCCCCGGCTAGCTCCATTATCAACGACAAGATTGACCTTGTACTTTTCTTTTCCCGTCTCCTGCATATTCCGCTTAAACAGCATCAGCGGATTTTGCTCTTCTTCGTTGTGCGGCTTAAATTCATTAATATGAGTAACAATGTCTTTCTTAACAGCCTCCAGATAGGCCGTAACTTCGGTAAAGTCCGCATATTTTTCGGTTAAACTATCAATCAAATGCCCAACCGCAAACAAACCGATACGGCTGTCCAAACTTTTAAGTTCTTCCCGTACTTCCCGTTCCACTACCTGCAGGTGACGAATAACCTCGGCAGCCTTGTCGTGCAGCAGCAGCGCCTTTTTCTCAATCTCTTCCCGCTGTGTGACATCCAGATTTTGAAATTCCTCCTGGGTCAGTACTTTATTATCCACAATGGGCAGACCGGCAAAACCGGTCGTAGACCACTGAGGTTGTATTCCCATTTCCTCTGCTTTTTTATTAAACCCTTCCACAATGAGCGTACGTTTATCCTGAAAAGTTTTAATCAACTCGGCGCGGGATTGTTCATACTCATCGCCGCTGAATACTTTGGCTATACCAGTTTTCAGCTCGTCCATGAGCACTTGCATATCCTGCTGAAATTTAGCGCCCATACCGGCCGGTAGGGAAAGTGCTTTGGGCTGCGCCGCATTATGAAAATTATTCACATAACACCAGTCAAGCGGCAATTCTTGCTTTTGTGCCGCCCGCTTAGTCACGGCCGCCTTAGCATAGGTAATCTTTCCCGTACCGACCAGGCCGGAAATAAAAATATTGTAGCCGGAATTTTGAGTATATAGCCCGAATTCAACCGCTTTTACCGCCCTGGTCTGGCCAATCATAACGTCCAGCGGCGAAACCGTCTGGGTCGTTTCAAAATCAAGCAACCTTTCATCACATATAAAGTGCAACTTATCTGCCGGTAGTTCCTGCCAGTTAGTCATTACGCCAATCCCCTCTCCCTCATTCTCCTTGACTAAACTTGCTATACATGATTTGTAGGCTCTATATATGTTGATTGATCTATATTGTTCGCCTCAGCAGCCGCTAAATCCTCTTCCCATGCCACTTCCTGGCTGCCACAGTAAAAGCAGGTATCAAAATACTCCTTCGGATGGGAGCTGGCCGCATTCACAACCGCTTTGACAGCCCCCATGCTGGTAAGCTGTTCCAGTCCGTTTTCTTTAAAATCACCGATCAAGCCGGAAAGTGGTCCGTTGCTATAGGGTGAAGCCGGCAGCACTTTGCTGGAAACAAAACTTTTACGGTTTCCACAACGCAAGCAACGAGGCATACAGCATCTCCTCCCTTGTGCTAAATTTCATTTACGTTACAGGCAATACACCGAAAAACAGCAGCAATATTTTACTAGCATTAACAAAGGCATGGGCCACTATGGCGCTAACTAATGATCCTGTCCAATAATATAAAAGAGCAAGGCCAATTCCTATCACCATCATTTCCCCTAACCAGTACACACTAAAATGCATGAGCGTAAATATAGCGGCACTGCCTATCGTTCCGCCCCACACTCCCCAACGTTCTCGCAGCGGCAGAAAAGTCAGCAGTCGGTATAGCGCCTCTTCCGCCACCGGTGCGGCCACGCCGGCCAAGAATAAAGGGGACAGCAATTGTTGCCAGGAGGCAGCAGCCTGGGCCTGCACGGCCAGTGGATGCTGTGCCGGTGTCAAGAGCAGCCAGGCGGCATAATATTTTTCACTATAGATACTGACGGTCAGCAGCCCCACTCCAGCCAACAACCCCCATAAGCCATTCCTGCCGGCATGATTCAGGCTGAGGCCAATCTCCGTCCAAGCCACCCGGCTTTTAACCAGAACCAACCACACCAAAAACAACACTGTTATTCTATCGACCAGTTCGATCCAAAAAGCAGAGTCACCAGACCAAAAGGGATATACGGTCTGCGCCAGCAGCAATCCTGTTACAATGCGTAACACATGAACAGCCATCACTGTACCGATATTCCAGCTCGCTTTTTCCGGCAGCATGATCTTCCCTTCTTTTTGAAAAGCTGTATGTACTACCATTATGTACGGTCACAAATGCTTTAATGCCAAGATATATTTTCCGCTGCAAAGATATATGTTAAAAAAAATAAGGGCAAAAGCTTCATCGCCTTTGCCCTTATTTTTTTTATAATCTTTCCCGTAGCAGCTTGTTTACCATTTCCGGATTAGCCCGGCCTTTGGTCTGTTTCATGATCTGACCAACCAAAAATCCGATTGCCTTTTCCTTGCCCGCTTTGAAATCGGCTACCGACTGGGGATTAGCGACAATAACCGAGTCAACAATAGCAACGATAGCACTGGCATCACTAATCTGGACCAGTCCTTTTTCTTTTACCACCGTATCGGCATCCTTGCCGCTTGACCACATATCCTCAAACACGGTTTTCGCTATTTTGCCGGAAATAGTCCCCTTATCAATCAAGGCAATCATTCCGGCCAGTTTAGCCGGTGTAACCGGGCAAGCTTCAATATCCAGTCCTGCCGTATTCAAGTGCTTCGACACTTCCCCCATCAGCCAGTTGGCAACTGATTTGGCATCGGCTTGGCAAGCCACGGTTTCATCAAAATAATCGGCCATCGCCTTGCTGGCGGTAATCACACTGGCGTCATAAGACGACAGGCCGTAATCGTTCATTAAGCGTTTCTGCCGGGCATCAGGCAGTTCCGGCAAACTCTGCCGGATTTCTTCCACCTTGGCCGGATCGACAATGATGGGCACCAGATCAGGTTCGGGGAAATAGCGATAGTCATGAGCCTGTTCCTTGCTACGCATCGAAAGGGTAATGCCCTTTGCTTCGTCCCAGGAACGGGTTTCCTGAATAACCCGGCCGCCTTCCTCTAAAACCTGTTCCTGCCGGGCCGCTTCATATTCCAGTCCGCGCTGTACCGAACGGAAGGAGTTAAGATTTTTGATCTCAGCCTTAGTGCCAAACGGTTCCGTACCGCATGGCCGCAGTGAGATATTGGCATCGCAGCGCAGGCTGCCTTCCTCCATCTTGCAGTCCGATACATCAATATATTGTAGAA
This genomic interval carries:
- a CDS encoding Lon protease family protein, whose product is MTNWQELPADKLHFICDERLLDFETTQTVSPLDVMIGQTRAVKAVEFGLYTQNSGYNIFISGLVGTGKITYAKAAVTKRAAQKQELPLDWCYVNNFHNAAQPKALSLPAGMGAKFQQDMQVLMDELKTGIAKVFSGDEYEQSRAELIKTFQDKRTLIVEGFNKKAEEMGIQPQWSTTGFAGLPIVDNKVLTQEEFQNLDVTQREEIEKKALLLHDKAAEVIRHLQVVEREVREELKSLDSRIGLFAVGHLIDSLTEKYADFTEVTAYLEAVKKDIVTHINEFKPHNEEEQNPLMLFKRNMQETGKEKYKVNLVVDNGASRGAPVVVETNPTYYNLVGRVEYETRMGMVSTDYTMIKAGALHRANGGYLILNIRDVLTNIGAWEALKRVLKTKKLYIENLGEQYGMLAMASLKPEPVPVDVKVVLVGSPQIYYLLYNYDEDFRKLFKVHADFDVQMNNNPENIKRLAGFISSTVNRKELKPFDRVAVAKVIEYSCRLAQSQKKLTTRFNEVVEILCEADVWATLDNSELVRAEHVKQAIEEKRYRSNKYEERLQEMFADGKFLIDTDEEKVGQVNGLAVMAVGEYMFGKPSRITANTYLGKSGVINIERETKMSGTSHTKGVMILSGYMGEKFAQRQPLTLTASLTFEQTYDGVDGDSASSTELYAILSSLSDLPIKQYIAVTGSVNQKGEIQPIGGATQKIEGFFEVCKIKGLTGKQGVMIPWQNVDDLTLNDEVVEAVRQGNFHIYPVKTIDEGIEILTGTPAGQLQADGTYPLNTVHDLVEKKLKEYMQTLIKLGKSADNEK
- a CDS encoding CPBP family intramembrane glutamic endopeptidase codes for the protein MVVHTAFQKEGKIMLPEKASWNIGTVMAVHVLRIVTGLLLAQTVYPFWSGDSAFWIELVDRITVLFLVWLVLVKSRVAWTEIGLSLNHAGRNGLWGLLAGVGLLTVSIYSEKYYAAWLLLTPAQHPLAVQAQAAASWQQLLSPLFLAGVAAPVAEEALYRLLTFLPLRERWGVWGGTIGSAAIFTLMHFSVYWLGEMMVIGIGLALLYYWTGSLVSAIVAHAFVNASKILLLFFGVLPVT
- the gatB gene encoding Asp-tRNA(Asn)/Glu-tRNA(Gln) amidotransferase subunit GatB; the encoded protein is MDYEIVIGLEVHSELKTKSKIFCGCSTQFGSDQNTNVCPVCLGLPGVLPVINEKVIEFAIRAGLALNCEILPFSKFDRKNYYYPDLPKNFQTSQYDLPIAVNGYLDIEVEGQTKRIGITRVHMEEDAGKLVHSGTINNSDYALVDYNRTGVPLIEIVSEPDIRTPEEAKAYLEKLKAILQYIDVSDCKMEEGSLRCDANISLRPCGTEPFGTKAEIKNLNSFRSVQRGLEYEAARQEQVLEEGGRVIQETRSWDEAKGITLSMRSKEQAHDYRYFPEPDLVPIIVDPAKVEEIRQSLPELPDARQKRLMNDYGLSSYDASVITASKAMADYFDETVACQADAKSVANWLMGEVSKHLNTAGLDIEACPVTPAKLAGMIALIDKGTISGKIAKTVFEDMWSSGKDADTVVKEKGLVQISDASAIVAIVDSVIVANPQSVADFKAGKEKAIGFLVGQIMKQTKGRANPEMVNKLLRERL